The following are encoded in a window of Polypterus senegalus isolate Bchr_013 unplaced genomic scaffold, ASM1683550v1 scaffold_3515, whole genome shotgun sequence genomic DNA:
- the LOC120521046 gene encoding zinc finger protein 664-like: MERWRGSREEGNEGNKDQCSLESGKEFCGRSAEQIHTRVHTGEKSYCCTECGKQFSQMSNLKSHIRVHTGEKPYCCNECGKQFSDVSSLQTHTRVHTGEKPLKNHSRVHTGEKPYCCTECGKPFSEMSSLQRHTRVHNRIKRVAVQKSVQKNKHP; encoded by the exons atggagaggtggagaggCTCTAGAGAGGaggggaatgaag GAAATAAAGATCAGTGCAGTTTGGAATCTGGAAAAGAATTCTGTGGCAGGAGTGCTGAACAGATCCACACTAGAGTACACACGGGAGAGAAGTCatattgctgtactgaatgtggtaaacagttttcacaaatgagCAATCTGAAGAGCCACATTAGAGTTCACACCGgtgagaagccgtattgctgtaacgaatgtggtaaacagttttcagatGTGAGCAGTCTTCAGACACACACTcgagttcacaccggagagaagcc TCTAAAGAACCACTCTagagttcacacgggagagaagccatattgctgtactgaatgtggtaaacCGTTTTCAGAAATGAGcagtcttcagagacacactagagttcacaacAGAATAAAGAGGGTAGCAGTTCAAAAATCAGTCCAGAAAAACAAGCACCC